CACTAACGGAAGATTGGAAGATCTCGAGATCGCCGCGAAGATATTGAAGGGCAGGTCCATTCACCCCGACGTTAAATTTATAATTGCTCCCGCTTCAAGAGAGATATATTTGCAGGCCATAAAGAAAGGGCTTGTGGAGATATTCGTAAAGTCCGGTTGCACGGTCGTCGGGCCGGGCTGCGGACCGTGCGTCGGCACCCATAACGGCGTCCTGGCTGACGGAGAGGTCGCGATATCGACTGCTAACAGGAATTTCAAGGGCAGGATGGGTAATCCCAATTCATTCATATATCTGGCGAGCCCGGCTACTGTGGCCGCTTCTGCATTGACTGGGACCATCTCGGACCCGCGAGAACAGAAAAAGAGGCTTTGAGATGAAGCATTTCGCCAGAAGATTAAAGGTCCAGGACAATATCAACACAGATTATGTCATCTCAGGCCGGTATAAATTTAAAATACAGGATCCAAAGGAGCTCGCCAAGCACATATTCGAGGATATAGACCCGAACTTTGCCGCACGCGTATTAAAAGGCGACCTCCTTGTCGCAGGCGAAAATTTCGGCTGCGGCTCTTCCCGCGAACAGGCGCCGCAGTCGCTCAAGCAGGCGGGTTTTTACGCGATTGCCGCAAAGAGCTTTGCCAGGATATTTTACAGGAACGCCTTTAACATCGGCCTGCTCCTCATCGAATGCAATACGGACTTTATAGATGACGGTGATGAGCTAGAGCTGGATATTGAGAACGGCAAACTCAGAGACAGGGTAAAGGGGCTTGTCCTCGACATAAAGCCGGTGCCGCCGGTCATGAAAAAGTTGCTGGATGACGGCGGAGTCATCGAACATTTCAAGAAACACGGAGGATTTAAGTTTGAGTAAATATAAGATAACATTGATACCCGGCGACGGCACGGGGCCTGAACTTGCTCTTGCGGCCAGGCGGTGTGTGGATGCTCTCGGCCTTAATATAGAGTGGGAGGTCATGGAGGCCGGAGAATGTGCGTTGGAAAAATATAAGACGCCTCTTCCGGATAACGTGCTCGAATCGATCAAACGCAATAAGATCGCTTTGAAAGGGCCTATTA
The Candidatus Omnitrophota bacterium genome window above contains:
- a CDS encoding 3-isopropylmalate dehydratase produces the protein MKHFARRLKVQDNINTDYVISGRYKFKIQDPKELAKHIFEDIDPNFAARVLKGDLLVAGENFGCGSSREQAPQSLKQAGFYAIAAKSFARIFYRNAFNIGLLLIECNTDFIDDGDELELDIENGKLRDRVKGLVLDIKPVPPVMKKLLDDGGVIEHFKKHGGFKFE